A single region of the Sphingobium sp. TKS genome encodes:
- a CDS encoding MucR family transcriptional regulator: MAEAEKPDLTNLTVELLSAYVSNNTVPSSELAELIRTTRAALGGEAVPAPPSEPEYAPAVSVRKSLASPDHIVSLIDGKPYRSLKRHLSSHGLTPNEYKVRFGLAKDYPMVAPGYSQQRREVAQRLGLGRKKAAAPTESAAPREAEAPVEAEAPAGPVSAPRARAEQPSRIRKAKTAPAAVAAVPPTGEAAADTSASATKARKTRPGKLATVKAKLGREGETPAGKKAGTRRSRGAAAETPVNAGDTDAAAASPQPAE; the protein is encoded by the coding sequence ATGGCCGAGGCAGAGAAGCCCGATCTCACTAATCTGACCGTGGAGCTCCTGAGCGCCTATGTGTCGAACAACACCGTGCCGAGTTCTGAGCTCGCCGAGCTGATTCGGACGACGCGAGCCGCGCTGGGAGGGGAAGCCGTTCCCGCGCCGCCGTCCGAGCCGGAGTACGCCCCAGCCGTTTCGGTGCGCAAAAGCCTGGCATCGCCCGACCATATTGTGAGCTTGATCGACGGCAAACCTTATAGGAGCCTCAAGCGGCATCTTTCGTCGCACGGGCTGACGCCGAACGAGTACAAGGTCCGCTTCGGGCTTGCCAAGGATTATCCGATGGTCGCGCCGGGCTATTCGCAACAGCGGCGTGAGGTTGCGCAGCGTCTCGGCCTCGGACGCAAAAAGGCAGCGGCGCCTACGGAGTCGGCGGCGCCCAGAGAGGCGGAGGCGCCCGTGGAAGCGGAGGCGCCGGCCGGCCCTGTGTCGGCTCCGAGAGCGCGCGCAGAACAGCCGAGCCGAATACGAAAAGCAAAGACCGCGCCCGCGGCCGTGGCAGCCGTTCCGCCGACGGGCGAAGCCGCGGCCGACACCTCCGCAAGCGCGACGAAAGCACGAAAGACGCGGCCCGGAAAACTTGCGACGGTGAAGGCCAAACTTGGCCGGGAAGGCGAGACGCCGGCGGGCAAGAAGGCAGGAACGCGGCGGAGTCGCGGCGCGGCCGCTGAGACGCCGGTGAATGCCGGCGATACCGACGCAGCGGCAGCCTCGCCGCAGCCTGCAGAATAG
- a CDS encoding sensor histidine kinase produces MNRTTHPDVGHNLALAILASTAAPALLLDGDLGVIAGSASFYRTFSLDPKNVAGKPLFKLGAGEWDVPQLRSLLNATLSGIARIEAYEMDLKGDAAPRRLVLNAQNLDYGDAEQIRLLLTISDVTEARISEKLKDDLLREKAILLQELQHRVANSLQIIASVLMQSARRVQSEETRSHLHDAHHRVMSIATVQQQLAASRLGEVELHGYFTQLCQSLGASMIRNHDQVSIAVTADGSSVSADISVSLGLIVTELVINALKRAFPGDHSGKILVDYHSHEAEWKLSVSDDGVGTPETMASAKPGLGTSIVEALANQLDATVQTEAGYPGTTISIAHTASGIPAREPL; encoded by the coding sequence GTGAACCGAACCACCCATCCCGATGTCGGGCATAATCTGGCGCTCGCGATCCTGGCTTCGACGGCCGCGCCGGCGCTGCTGCTCGACGGGGATCTGGGGGTGATCGCCGGCAGCGCATCCTTCTATCGCACCTTCTCTCTTGATCCCAAGAATGTGGCTGGAAAGCCGCTGTTCAAGCTTGGTGCGGGCGAGTGGGATGTGCCGCAGCTTAGATCCCTGCTCAACGCAACGCTCTCCGGGATTGCCAGGATCGAGGCCTATGAGATGGACCTCAAAGGCGATGCAGCGCCGCGACGGCTCGTCCTCAATGCCCAGAATCTCGACTATGGCGATGCCGAACAGATACGGCTGCTGCTCACCATTTCCGACGTCACCGAGGCGCGGATCAGCGAGAAGCTCAAGGACGATCTGCTGCGCGAGAAGGCGATCCTCCTCCAGGAGCTGCAGCATCGCGTCGCCAACAGCCTGCAGATCATCGCCAGCGTGCTCATGCAGAGCGCACGGCGCGTGCAGTCCGAGGAAACCCGCAGCCATCTCCATGACGCGCACCACCGGGTCATGTCGATCGCCACCGTTCAGCAGCAGCTCGCTGCATCGAGGCTGGGTGAGGTCGAGTTGCATGGCTACTTCACCCAGCTTTGCCAAAGCCTCGGCGCATCCATGATCCGCAACCATGATCAGGTGTCCATTGCGGTGACCGCAGATGGCAGCAGCGTAAGCGCGGACATCTCGGTGAGCCTCGGCCTCATCGTCACCGAGCTGGTAATCAACGCGCTCAAGCGTGCCTTTCCAGGCGACCACAGCGGCAAGATCCTCGTCGACTATCACTCGCACGAGGCCGAGTGGAAGCTATCGGTCAGCGACGATGGCGTCGGAACACCCGAGACAATGGCGAGTGCCAAACCAGGTCTCGGTACGAGCATTGTCGAGGCTCTGGCAAATCAGCTTGATGCGACCGTTCAGACCGAGGCCGGATATCCGGGCACGACAATCTCGATCGCCCATACTGCCTCCGGGATTCCGGCCCGCGAACCTTTATGA
- a CDS encoding PRC-barrel domain-containing protein — MATNAEIPIETAIGTTMLICAEDVRGMAVHGRDGDKLGTIDKLVLDKRTGQVAYVILSSGGFLGLGQSYHPIPWATFRYEEKQDSYAVAIDKRLLEGAPSFRPDSAPVFDESYGRRVTDYYRLPPDGAA, encoded by the coding sequence GTGGCCACCAATGCAGAAATTCCCATCGAAACTGCCATCGGCACGACCATGCTGATTTGCGCCGAGGATGTCCGAGGCATGGCTGTCCATGGCCGTGACGGCGACAAGCTTGGCACCATCGACAAGCTCGTTCTCGACAAGCGGACCGGCCAGGTCGCCTACGTGATCCTGTCTTCGGGCGGTTTCCTGGGCCTGGGTCAGAGCTATCATCCCATTCCCTGGGCGACGTTCCGCTATGAAGAGAAACAGGACAGCTATGCAGTGGCGATCGACAAGCGACTGCTCGAGGGCGCCCCCAGTTTCCGGCCGGATTCGGCTCCGGTCTTCGATGAGAGCTACGGTCGGCGCGTCACCGACTATTATCGGCTGCCGCCCGATGGCGCCGCCTGA
- a CDS encoding ferritin-like domain-containing protein gives MSDTHDVSVLNGLITTTLDSIKGFEDAAEDAKSTRFATIFADFARDRAQVVASLQARVRALGDKPEERSSLLGAAHRSFMNLKQALTGKNDKAVVEEVERGEDHIKAKFGEALRDPDLQPATLAVIREASASVKAGHDQASALKHSLV, from the coding sequence ATGAGCGATACGCACGACGTTTCCGTCCTCAATGGTCTTATCACCACGACGCTCGACAGCATCAAGGGCTTCGAAGACGCAGCCGAAGATGCTAAAAGCACGCGGTTCGCCACGATCTTCGCGGACTTCGCGCGTGATCGGGCACAGGTCGTCGCTTCTTTGCAGGCCAGAGTTCGAGCGCTGGGCGACAAGCCGGAGGAGCGCTCCAGCCTTCTGGGCGCCGCACATCGCAGTTTCATGAACCTCAAGCAGGCGCTCACCGGCAAGAACGACAAGGCGGTCGTGGAGGAGGTCGAACGCGGCGAGGATCACATCAAGGCAAAGTTCGGAGAGGCTCTGAGGGATCCGGACCTGCAACCGGCCACGCTCGCGGTGATCCGGGAAGCCTCCGCTTCGGTCAAGGCAGGTCACGACCAGGCCAGCGCGCTGAAGCACAGCCTGGTTTGA
- a CDS encoding site-specific integrase, which produces MSRTNPFPELMRAFFYEWLVEQRNASVNTVRSYRDTWRLFLRFVADRAEKKVAMISLADLTAAQVTAFLRHAEHERGGTIGTRNCRLAAIRSFFNFVATRDPASIAQCVEILNIPIKRAPVSEPCYLDPPEVAAILAQPDQSTLKGMRDHALLSFLYNSGARIQEALDVCPEAIRFDSPSCVRLMGKGRKERICPLWPETVLLLERLLDRQPRAPDQRLFVNRYGEPLSASGVRFKLAAYVKAAAETMPSLQTKHVTPHSFRHATAVHLVSAGVDITVIRSWLGHVSLDTTNHYAKANLETKRKALEQVAVPSATGRSPSWKRDTSLLAWLDTL; this is translated from the coding sequence ATGAGCAGGACCAATCCATTCCCGGAACTGATGCGCGCATTCTTCTACGAATGGCTCGTTGAGCAGCGCAATGCGTCGGTCAACACGGTCCGTTCCTACCGCGACACTTGGCGGCTCTTCCTCCGGTTCGTCGCTGATCGCGCGGAAAAGAAGGTTGCGATGATCTCGCTGGCCGATCTGACTGCCGCGCAGGTCACGGCGTTCCTGAGGCACGCCGAGCACGAGCGCGGTGGTACGATCGGTACCCGCAACTGCCGGCTTGCTGCAATCCGCAGCTTCTTCAACTTCGTGGCTACCAGGGATCCCGCATCGATCGCGCAATGCGTCGAAATCCTCAACATCCCGATCAAGCGGGCGCCGGTATCGGAACCCTGCTATCTGGATCCGCCGGAAGTGGCGGCGATCCTTGCCCAGCCAGACCAATCGACCCTAAAAGGCATGCGCGACCATGCGTTGCTCTCGTTCCTCTACAACAGCGGCGCGCGAATACAGGAAGCGCTCGATGTGTGCCCCGAAGCGATCCGGTTCGATAGTCCCAGTTGCGTCCGACTTATGGGCAAGGGCCGAAAAGAGCGCATCTGCCCGCTTTGGCCGGAAACCGTACTGTTGCTGGAAAGGCTGCTTGACCGGCAGCCGCGAGCACCAGACCAGCGGCTGTTCGTTAACCGCTACGGCGAGCCGCTCAGCGCTTCGGGCGTCCGGTTCAAGCTTGCCGCCTATGTGAAGGCGGCGGCTGAAACCATGCCGTCGCTTCAAACAAAGCACGTAACGCCTCACAGCTTCCGCCACGCGACCGCCGTCCACCTTGTATCGGCGGGCGTGGACATCACGGTCATCCGCAGTTGGCTTGGACATGTGAGTCTCGACACCACCAATCACTATGCCAAGGCCAATCTGGAAACGAAGCGGAAGGCGCTGGAGCAGGTCGCCGTGCCGTCGGCGACGGGGCGTTCACCATCCTGGAAACGCGATACGAGCCTGCTCGCCTGGCTTGATACGCTGTAA
- a CDS encoding tyrosine-type recombinase/integrase — protein sequence MTSRWPDSDRACIGRFVSSLDLRNPKSRVCYQQVLHSFQDIVERHGALDQQALQAWLRELATRWATSTLLHRTRIIDRFLDHLLATGGIDHHPVKALREACHIKQCMPIWRALISRDPEQALARLRKPKPFGSVLGEAMAEHVAMMRRRGYKYTSQPERFLQFDRFLQLNPQLETEPLSVMIDQWAATKGTRNHAYERENLERIFAKILRRRDPSVPRRRPDPRPRKEVRKQWRQPHIYSPGDVRRMLDIARSYPSPRATLRPLCIYTMLLLAYCAGLRRGELARLDLGDVNPRDGTITVRQTKFFKTRILPLPDSVMNELRTYIAARRRAGASQDPHSALFWHVQGRSRYTPEMITWVLTDVIRRAGLKPLQGHDGPRVHDLRHSMVVNRILEWYRLGIQPAGSACRSSRPTSDIEISTPRWSTSPLRRICCISRTNASGPWARHASILNGRCGHEQDQSIPGTDARILLRMAR from the coding sequence ATGACCTCCCGTTGGCCCGATTCCGATCGCGCGTGCATTGGCCGCTTTGTCTCAAGCCTTGATCTGCGCAATCCCAAAAGCCGCGTCTGCTATCAACAGGTCCTGCATAGCTTCCAGGATATTGTCGAACGGCATGGAGCGCTCGATCAGCAAGCCCTGCAGGCCTGGTTGCGCGAATTAGCCACTCGCTGGGCGACATCTACCCTTCTGCATCGCACCCGAATCATCGACCGGTTCCTCGATCATCTGCTCGCAACCGGGGGGATCGATCACCACCCGGTCAAAGCTCTACGCGAGGCATGTCATATCAAGCAGTGCATGCCGATCTGGCGCGCGCTGATATCGCGTGATCCAGAACAGGCTCTTGCCAGACTGCGCAAGCCCAAACCGTTCGGCAGCGTGCTGGGCGAGGCCATGGCCGAACATGTCGCGATGATGCGGCGCAGGGGGTACAAATATACTTCGCAACCCGAGCGGTTCTTGCAGTTCGACCGGTTCCTACAGTTGAATCCGCAACTGGAAACCGAGCCGCTGAGCGTTATGATCGATCAATGGGCGGCCACAAAGGGCACCCGCAACCATGCATATGAACGCGAAAACCTCGAACGTATCTTCGCAAAAATCCTACGGCGCCGCGACCCGTCAGTTCCTCGGCGTCGGCCGGATCCGCGACCCCGGAAAGAGGTGCGCAAGCAGTGGCGCCAGCCCCATATTTACTCTCCTGGTGACGTTCGGCGAATGCTCGACATTGCCCGTTCGTATCCCTCGCCACGCGCAACCCTTCGACCATTGTGCATCTACACCATGCTGTTGCTGGCCTACTGTGCGGGTCTGCGACGCGGAGAACTGGCCCGGCTGGATCTTGGTGACGTTAATCCCCGAGACGGCACCATCACGGTTCGGCAGACCAAGTTCTTCAAGACCCGAATCCTGCCGCTCCCCGACAGTGTGATGAACGAGTTGCGGACCTACATCGCAGCCCGACGTCGGGCTGGTGCATCGCAGGATCCGCACTCCGCCCTGTTCTGGCACGTCCAGGGTAGGTCCCGCTACACGCCCGAAATGATAACCTGGGTGCTTACAGACGTCATACGTCGCGCCGGGTTGAAGCCATTGCAGGGGCACGACGGACCTCGCGTTCATGATCTTCGGCACTCGATGGTCGTGAACCGCATCCTTGAATGGTACCGTCTGGGGATCCAACCCGCAGGATCGGCCTGCCGTTCCTCGCGACCTACCTCGGACATCGAGATATCAACTCCACGCTGGTCTACATCACCGTTACGCAGGATCTGCTGCATCTCGCGAACGAACGCTTCAGGGCCCTGGGCGCGCCATGCCTCAATCCTGAACGGGAGGTGCGGCCATGAGCAGGACCAATCCATTCCCGGAACTGATGCGCGCATTCTTCTACGAATGGCTCGTTGA
- a CDS encoding DUF4142 domain-containing protein: MKLTVFALLLGTATLGAATIAAAQSTSPATTGSYSNANAGVAPIHGLDGAGFSAAASDGNQYQIAAGRLSLTRSQRSDVKDYARRIISDSETAQQTLVASLSNDQRKITRPTSNLSAERASMLKLLRKTPRGSFDNLYLTQSAQVQQASWATYKGYAEDGADQSLKQVAGNGVPIIEQQLQQGNALLPSALSAN; this comes from the coding sequence ATGAAACTTACTGTTTTTGCCCTTCTCTTGGGAACGGCTACCCTCGGCGCTGCGACGATTGCAGCGGCCCAGTCCACCTCCCCGGCCACGACCGGCAGCTATTCGAACGCGAACGCCGGCGTTGCGCCCATACACGGCCTCGATGGCGCGGGATTTTCCGCGGCAGCGTCCGACGGCAACCAGTACCAGATCGCGGCCGGTCGTCTCAGCTTGACCCGTTCGCAGCGCAGCGACGTCAAGGATTATGCCCGCCGCATCATCTCGGATTCAGAAACTGCCCAGCAGACGCTCGTCGCCTCGCTCAGCAACGATCAGCGCAAGATCACCAGGCCGACATCCAACCTGTCTGCCGAACGCGCCTCGATGCTCAAGCTGCTCCGCAAGACACCTCGCGGCTCGTTCGACAATCTGTACCTCACCCAATCTGCACAGGTGCAGCAGGCCAGCTGGGCCACGTACAAGGGCTATGCCGAGGATGGCGCCGACCAGTCGCTGAAACAGGTCGCCGGAAATGGCGTTCCGATTATCGAGCAGCAGCTTCAGCAGGGCAACGCGCTCCTGCCTTCGGCGCTTTCGGCGAACTGA
- a CDS encoding site-specific integrase, translating into MLQSEHELLTELRAILTNQRYNPTVIRNHCTYAQEFLDYLQHRGICVTDVTEAQVERYLDYAIALFRKRRGRHPSERWHAVPRSAIHALLRLGQGQWPPSEKVTCDADALRITICNEYETWLREERGLAQASIDAFLWEARYFLAWQLNRCGADGLEAVTVGEIDSYMDLRGSKLTRSSLKSTAERLRSLLRYLHWTARVAEDLTPHIIAPRLYAYEGVPSILERDQIAAVLASVSKDKTAAGLRDHAILQVLATYGLRASEVRNMRIEDIDWRAEVIRVRHNKTQAYTFLPLMGPVGEAILAYLRSGRPATDARELFIRTRAPYCKLEKIYSLIRQRLRDAGVKPSGRSGPHIFRHARATELLRAAVSKKVIGDLLGHRSVGSTAPYLKLATEDLRAIALDVPGPEVLA; encoded by the coding sequence ATGTTGCAATCCGAGCATGAGCTGCTCACCGAGCTCAGAGCCATACTGACAAACCAGCGTTACAATCCGACGGTAATCCGAAATCACTGTACCTATGCGCAGGAGTTTCTCGACTATCTCCAGCATCGAGGAATCTGTGTCACGGACGTGACTGAGGCGCAAGTTGAGCGATATCTGGATTATGCGATCGCGTTATTCCGGAAACGTCGTGGCAGGCATCCCAGCGAGCGCTGGCACGCAGTTCCGCGATCTGCAATTCACGCGTTGCTACGGCTTGGGCAGGGTCAGTGGCCACCCTCTGAAAAAGTAACATGCGACGCCGATGCGCTGCGGATTACGATCTGCAATGAATATGAAACCTGGCTTCGTGAGGAGCGTGGCCTTGCCCAGGCCAGCATCGACGCGTTCCTGTGGGAAGCGCGCTACTTCCTTGCCTGGCAACTCAACCGGTGCGGGGCCGATGGCCTCGAGGCAGTGACCGTGGGTGAAATTGACAGCTACATGGACTTGCGCGGTTCGAAACTGACGCGCAGTTCTCTGAAATCCACAGCCGAGCGGCTGCGCTCGTTGCTGCGTTACCTGCATTGGACGGCCCGCGTTGCGGAAGACCTGACACCGCATATCATCGCGCCGCGGCTCTACGCTTACGAAGGGGTGCCGTCGATTTTGGAGCGCGACCAGATCGCCGCGGTTCTGGCAAGTGTGAGCAAGGACAAGACGGCTGCCGGTTTGCGTGACCACGCGATATTACAGGTCCTCGCCACCTATGGCCTTCGCGCAAGCGAAGTCCGCAACATGCGGATCGAAGACATAGACTGGCGGGCCGAAGTCATCCGCGTCCGCCACAATAAAACGCAAGCCTACACGTTCCTGCCATTGATGGGACCGGTTGGCGAAGCGATCCTCGCCTATCTGCGGTCTGGTCGGCCCGCCACTGATGCCAGGGAACTCTTCATCCGAACGCGCGCGCCCTATTGCAAGCTTGAGAAGATATACAGCCTGATTCGGCAGCGGCTCCGGGATGCCGGCGTCAAACCCTCAGGCAGGAGCGGGCCTCACATCTTCCGTCACGCTCGTGCGACCGAGTTGCTGCGCGCCGCAGTGTCGAAAAAGGTAATCGGTGATCTGTTGGGACATCGCTCCGTTGGATCGACGGCGCCCTATCTCAAGCTCGCCACGGAGGATCTGAGAGCCATCGCTCTGGATGTGCCGGGACCGGAGGTGCTGGCATGA
- a CDS encoding GlsB/YeaQ/YmgE family stress response membrane protein, whose protein sequence is MGIIMWLIVGGVIGWLASLIMRTDGQQGIILNIVVGIVGAFIGGLILARGEINNAPLTITTFLVSLAGAVILLAIVNLVRRGSLR, encoded by the coding sequence GTGGGAATTATCATGTGGCTCATCGTCGGCGGCGTCATCGGGTGGCTTGCCAGCCTCATCATGCGGACCGACGGCCAGCAGGGCATCATCCTGAACATTGTGGTAGGCATTGTCGGCGCTTTCATCGGCGGCCTGATCCTGGCCCGAGGCGAGATCAACAATGCGCCGCTGACGATCACGACATTCCTCGTCTCGCTGGCGGGCGCGGTCATATTGCTTGCCATCGTCAATCTGGTGCGCCGCGGTTCGCTGCGCTGA
- the dnaG gene encoding DNA primase has protein sequence MRFPPAFLDEVRARTKISDVIGRSVKLIRAGKEFKACCPFHSERDPSFTVSDEKGFFHCFSCGAHGDAIQFLIEANGLGFVDAVRELAAAAKLELPAADPRAAERSAYRQRLFDVLAEASRWFVAQLAGPQGHAARAYLDARGITPDTREAFTLGYAPATGQALLEAFQHRKPGLLVDAGLVIALANRAPYDRFRDRLIFPIRDIRGRVIAFGGRVLDDERPKYMNSPETALFDKGSTLFNVDRAVVGTRRSGRLLVVEGYMDVIALAQAGIEETVAPLGTALSEAHIERLWTIADVPLLCFDGDAAGQGAAVRAALRALPGLVPGRSLAFAPLPEGQDPDEIVRSGGRAAVELLIKAQAPLADLLWHHEFNNAQTATPEGRAGLQQRLSDHVASIRNATVADQYRIEFTARFNRQFPPLGPPTESQATHSVGASHSGDILNRCILAGLVRYPELVPDHLAAIKALPLGDDSLRRIRDILTEKGQAGHDLAGGITRAGLGDAVVALMHAASLPFSFLRKPPSERGRADLAAAINALEREFSRFS, from the coding sequence ATGCGCTTCCCGCCCGCCTTTCTCGATGAGGTTCGAGCCAGGACCAAAATCTCCGACGTCATTGGCCGCTCCGTCAAGCTGATCAGGGCGGGCAAGGAGTTCAAGGCATGCTGCCCCTTCCATAGTGAGCGGGATCCGAGTTTCACCGTCAGCGACGAAAAGGGCTTCTTCCATTGCTTTTCGTGCGGCGCGCATGGCGATGCCATTCAGTTCCTGATTGAAGCGAACGGCTTGGGATTTGTCGACGCCGTCAGGGAGCTGGCGGCCGCCGCCAAGCTCGAGCTTCCCGCCGCCGATCCCCGGGCCGCTGAACGTTCGGCCTATCGCCAAAGGCTGTTCGACGTCCTGGCCGAGGCGAGCCGCTGGTTCGTCGCGCAGCTGGCGGGGCCGCAAGGGCATGCTGCCCGCGCGTATCTCGACGCCCGCGGCATTACGCCGGACACGCGCGAGGCATTCACCCTCGGCTACGCGCCCGCAACGGGTCAGGCTCTTCTCGAGGCATTTCAGCATCGCAAGCCTGGCTTGCTTGTCGACGCCGGGCTCGTCATCGCGCTCGCCAATCGCGCGCCCTATGATCGTTTCCGCGACCGGCTGATCTTCCCGATCCGCGATATCCGCGGCCGCGTCATCGCCTTTGGCGGGCGCGTCCTCGACGACGAGCGCCCAAAATATATGAACTCGCCCGAAACGGCTCTGTTCGACAAGGGAAGCACGCTTTTCAACGTCGACCGGGCCGTCGTGGGAACCAGGCGATCGGGACGGCTGCTCGTCGTTGAGGGCTATATGGATGTCATCGCGCTCGCCCAGGCTGGCATCGAGGAGACCGTCGCGCCCTTGGGTACTGCGCTCAGCGAAGCGCATATCGAACGGCTCTGGACCATCGCGGACGTTCCTTTGCTCTGCTTCGACGGGGACGCTGCCGGCCAGGGGGCCGCCGTGCGCGCGGCGCTCCGCGCGCTGCCGGGGCTCGTACCCGGCCGTTCGCTCGCATTCGCACCGCTGCCAGAGGGTCAGGATCCCGACGAGATCGTCCGCAGCGGCGGGCGCGCCGCAGTCGAGCTCCTCATCAAAGCGCAGGCTCCGCTCGCCGATCTGCTCTGGCACCATGAGTTCAACAACGCCCAGACGGCGACGCCCGAGGGCCGCGCCGGGCTCCAGCAGCGCCTGTCCGACCATGTCGCGAGCATCCGCAACGCAACTGTCGCCGATCAATACCGCATCGAATTCACGGCGCGCTTCAATCGACAATTCCCACCGCTTGGTCCCCCTACGGAAAGCCAGGCAACTCATTCGGTCGGCGCCTCCCACTCCGGGGATATCCTCAATCGCTGCATCCTCGCGGGTCTCGTCCGCTATCCAGAACTCGTGCCCGACCACCTTGCCGCCATCAAGGCACTCCCGCTGGGCGATGATTCCCTTCGACGTATTCGGGATATCCTCACCGAAAAAGGCCAGGCCGGCCATGACCTTGCGGGCGGCATCACACGGGCGGGGCTCGGCGATGCCGTCGTCGCGTTGATGCACGCGGCGAGCCTGCCTTTCTCCTTCCTCCGCAAACCACCCTCGGAGCGAGGACGAGCCGACCTCGCAGCCGCGATTAACGCCCTCGAGCGAGAATTCTCGCGCTTCAGCTGA